One stretch of Acholeplasma laidlawii PG-8A DNA includes these proteins:
- the dinB gene encoding DNA polymerase IV has product MKKSYKVIFHIDLNAFYATCAMIKEPHLKHRVFVVGGQSSQPRGVVSTASYKARKYGIHAGMSMLDALNKFPRLLIVPVDFKFYREMSNKFMEVLDAYSDLVLQASIDEAFLDMTKASEEIHPIKLAKKIQKELVDKYQLPTSIGIAPTLFLAKMASDMKKPLGITVLRKRDVEKLLYPLSVTDIYGIGKQTYPKLMALGINTIKDFMDLSNLPKITRVMKEETYYSFREYILGNSSNVVDPDKYRLPKSISAETTFNTNMDEPSVILDIIMSQLDESLVRLKKYNMLTKTVGFKLKSSDFKSITRSKTLEDYTNDPEIIKYELTSLFENEFEGGIYRLAGASLSNLILHSDNEIPFNLFTYEKFITKL; this is encoded by the coding sequence TTGAAAAAATCATATAAAGTTATATTTCATATTGATTTAAACGCTTTCTACGCTACATGTGCCATGATTAAAGAGCCACATTTGAAGCATAGGGTTTTTGTTGTTGGTGGACAATCCTCTCAACCAAGAGGTGTTGTATCAACAGCAAGCTATAAAGCTAGAAAATATGGTATACATGCTGGCATGAGCATGTTAGACGCTTTAAATAAATTTCCCAGACTACTTATAGTACCTGTCGACTTTAAATTTTACAGAGAAATGTCTAACAAATTTATGGAAGTTTTGGATGCTTATTCAGATTTAGTCCTTCAAGCATCCATTGATGAAGCGTTTTTAGATATGACCAAAGCATCTGAGGAGATACACCCAATTAAGTTGGCTAAAAAGATTCAAAAGGAACTGGTTGATAAATACCAGTTACCAACATCTATTGGTATCGCACCAACATTATTTTTAGCCAAAATGGCAAGTGATATGAAAAAACCATTAGGTATTACGGTGTTAAGAAAAAGAGATGTAGAAAAGTTACTATATCCTTTAAGTGTTACTGACATTTATGGTATCGGTAAACAAACATACCCAAAACTCATGGCACTTGGTATCAATACAATTAAAGACTTCATGGACTTATCCAACTTACCAAAGATTACACGTGTAATGAAAGAAGAAACTTATTATAGTTTTAGAGAATATATTTTAGGTAATAGTTCAAATGTTGTTGATCCGGATAAATACCGCTTACCAAAATCTATTTCTGCTGAAACCACATTTAATACAAATATGGATGAACCGTCCGTTATATTAGACATCATCATGTCACAACTAGATGAATCCTTAGTTAGACTAAAAAAATATAACATGCTTACAAAAACAGTTGGATTTAAACTCAAATCCAGTGATTTTAAATCCATTACCCGTTCTAAAACACTAGAAGATTATACAAATGATCCTGAAATTATCAAATATGAACTGACATCACTTTTTGAAAATGAATTTGAAGGTGGGATTTATCGTTTAGCTGGTGCATCATTAAGTAACTTAATTTTACACAGTGATAATGAAATTCCTTTTAATCTGTTCACGTATGAAAAGTTTATCACTAAATTATGA
- the recN gene encoding DNA repair protein RecN yields the protein MLNYLEVKNFALIDDLNIEFKHGLTSLTGETGSGKSILLESLQLLFGKRSDAEYIRTGTTKATVLGRFSLTPNQARDLDLPNDITLSREIDQSGRHLVKLNDETITLARLRQITNKIGLIHGQNDTYQLLDKSTYVSFIDLLNQVEINKLLQHYLLKRSTYLDALKAFENLKNKKQETQERAEFLKFQINELKSYNLVLGEKQELEEKVQRLKNFDSIQQALKLSYDTFNGQFFQTDLLYDAYKQMSKISVYDNEFKEISKLLEESYYNLEEAKKSVESSLDSLDFDSDAYNNYQERLYELSKIETKYAKSNDDLVKYLEEMTDELLMSQDFDGYLKIAKSKLDTHYDEAYKLGEKLSSYRKKLALKLEKELTQSLHELDLEKAVFKIEFEALKPQMVLGEDGLDSVEFMISLNEGEPLKALAKVASGGEKARFMFALKSLYAINSDLSLLVFDEIDIGISGKTATKMANVMKRHAKTMQILVITHLPQVAAKADYHYAIYKELVDKRMQTQINILNFEERTLAIASMLSDDEITPFAIEQAKKLLS from the coding sequence CTAAATTATCTAGAAGTTAAAAATTTCGCTTTAATTGATGATTTAAATATCGAGTTTAAGCATGGTTTAACATCATTAACTGGAGAAACTGGTAGTGGTAAATCGATTCTTTTAGAGTCTTTACAATTGTTATTTGGAAAGCGTTCAGATGCTGAGTATATTAGAACTGGTACAACTAAAGCAACCGTTCTAGGTAGATTTAGTCTAACACCAAATCAAGCAAGAGATTTAGACTTACCCAATGATATTACACTGAGTAGAGAAATAGACCAATCAGGTAGACATCTAGTAAAACTAAATGATGAAACAATCACCCTTGCTAGACTTAGACAAATAACGAATAAGATTGGCTTAATTCATGGACAAAATGATACCTATCAATTACTAGATAAATCTACCTATGTATCTTTTATTGACTTATTAAATCAAGTAGAAATCAACAAATTACTACAACATTATTTGCTCAAAAGAAGTACTTATTTAGATGCTTTAAAGGCATTTGAAAACCTAAAAAATAAGAAACAAGAAACCCAAGAACGCGCTGAATTTTTAAAGTTTCAAATCAACGAGTTAAAATCTTATAATCTAGTCTTAGGAGAAAAACAGGAATTAGAGGAAAAAGTTCAAAGATTAAAAAACTTTGATAGTATTCAGCAAGCACTAAAGCTAAGTTATGACACCTTTAATGGGCAATTTTTTCAAACAGATCTTTTATATGATGCATACAAACAAATGTCTAAAATCTCTGTATATGATAATGAATTTAAAGAAATATCAAAACTTCTTGAAGAAAGTTATTATAACTTAGAAGAAGCTAAAAAAAGTGTTGAATCTTCTTTAGATAGTCTAGATTTTGATAGTGATGCATACAATAATTATCAAGAACGTTTGTATGAACTATCTAAAATAGAGACGAAATATGCAAAATCAAATGATGACTTAGTGAAGTACTTAGAAGAAATGACCGATGAGTTATTAATGAGTCAAGACTTTGATGGCTATTTAAAAATAGCTAAATCAAAACTGGATACACATTATGATGAAGCTTACAAACTTGGTGAAAAACTAAGTAGTTATAGAAAAAAACTAGCACTTAAGCTAGAAAAAGAATTAACTCAGTCCTTACATGAACTTGATTTAGAAAAGGCAGTTTTTAAAATTGAGTTTGAAGCCTTAAAACCTCAGATGGTATTAGGTGAGGATGGACTAGATTCAGTAGAGTTTATGATATCACTCAATGAAGGTGAACCCCTCAAAGCACTTGCTAAAGTAGCTAGTGGTGGTGAAAAAGCTAGATTTATGTTTGCATTAAAATCTCTTTATGCCATAAATAGTGACTTAAGTCTCTTAGTTTTTGATGAGATTGACATTGGTATATCCGGAAAAACCGCAACAAAAATGGCAAATGTGATGAAACGCCATGCTAAAACGATGCAAATACTCGTGATAACACACTTACCACAAGTAGCTGCAAAGGCAGATTATCATTATGCAATCTATAAAGAATTAGTCGATAAACGTATGCAAACTCAAATTAATATCCTAAACTTTGAAGAACGTACTTTAGCGATCGCTAGTATGTTATCTGATGATGAAATTACACCGTTTGCGATTGAACAAGCTAAAAAATTATTATCATAA